A single region of the Hirundo rustica isolate bHirRus1 chromosome 17, bHirRus1.pri.v3, whole genome shotgun sequence genome encodes:
- the LOC120760598 gene encoding cytochrome b-c1 complex subunit 9, giving the protein MALLRQVYGSLFRRSSTFALSVVLGAVLFERVFDQGADALFEHLNEGKLWKHIKHKYEN; this is encoded by the exons ATGGCGCTGCTGCGGCAGGTGTACGGGTCGCTGTTCCGCCGCAGCTCCACCTTCGCGCTGTCGGTCGTGCTCGGCGCGGTGCTCTTCGAACGCGTCTTCGACCAGGGCGCGGACGCGCTTTTCGAGCACCTCAACGAAGGG AAGCTGTGGAAGCACATCAAACACAAGTATGAGAactga